The nucleotide sequence TGGCCGATGCTGGGCCGCAACTGGCGGTCCTGGCGGTATGCCGAACGGGCGGACGACCTGCTGATCAGCCGGGGTGTGCTGTGGCGTGAGGAGACCGTCGTGCCGTACGGGCGCATGCAGCTGGTCGAGGTGACCTCCGGGCCCGTGGAGCGGCACTTCAACCTGGCGAGCGTCCAGCTCCACACGGCCGCGGCCGCCACGGACGCCTGCATCCCGGGCCTCGACCCGGCCGAGGCCGAACGCCTCCGCGACCGCCTCACCCAACTG is from Streptomyces sp. NBC_01314 and encodes:
- a CDS encoding PH domain-containing protein codes for the protein METGTLEDGAERAESEPAWTGLPPVLLRMRRLLLVVWLGPITIGTAVLPGWLAGPPWAAIALLPLGLLLWGWPMLGRNWRSWRYAERADDLLISRGVLWREETVVPYGRMQLVEVTSGPVERHFNLASVQLHTAAAATDACIPGLDPAEAERLRDRLTQLGEARSAGL